One Engraulis encrasicolus isolate BLACKSEA-1 chromosome 4, IST_EnEncr_1.0, whole genome shotgun sequence genomic window, CTCCTAGTTTTAAATTCCCACAGACACGCGTAGGTGTACCAAATAAAGACAAAGGCCTGCTTCACACAAATGTCTTGTGTCAGTTCCACAGTGGACAGGACACCACCACctgcccacccccacctctctcctctctcctcctaatgAAAGGCCCTCCTGCAGGGCGGGACTGGAGGagagatagggcccgggcacttttggcttaaaggggcccctcataattagccgcgcagaactgactcaccggtgggccccgcaccctcgtggacccctattttcagaaatgtaaaatatatattgtatatatataatatatatactgtattttacatttctgaaaataggggcccacgagggtgcagggcccacctggaaatgcccgttttgccagatggccagtccagccctgtccataAGGGTCCATGTGGGTGCAGgtcccacctggaaatgcccgttatgccagatggccagtccagccctgtgcctcCTGAAGCATCAAGCAGCTCAATCTTCAAAGCCATAGCCGGGCCAGTGCACCTCGCTCTCGCTACGGGAGacatgatgtcacacacacacaacgcccaCCACCATGCTTGACCTATGTGTGTGACCTGTGTAAAACATTAACTTGGTGTGATGTAACACCACCCTGACAGACCATCAGTAGCCTtgatctcattagccgcgcttcagctgccggccccgggccattttttgcctgatcggactcatagccgaccccaggcacattcaggtacacgccttgtttgtgaaacgtcagtcgggcacagcccactttcgccccaaatcacagaaggacaacaacagaacaacgacaaagaaggagaagaaaatggagcaaactctgctggagcaggtcgccgtttggctcgtagcctacggacaaagacgacaagaactgcaaagaaaatggcttgcctttcaagaacagttttattacatggcaaagttgtcgattcagaagctgtatgggacgcagcgcatgttaagaagacaaagacgcatgaaaatacgagcagctcgacaactgagagagtgaacagaaggagacgtgcgaacatgcccagttaatccccccaatagcgcacagaagcatgagccccggacatagcgagacatgaatgtgcaggtaattgaataagttaccatgtgaaaggagaccaaatcccagagacatagcaccttcatcagttgctatagaaaattatgagccccggacatagcgacacaccccctcgttgcggcgtgccacctgtctattcatggtgaatgtgcaggtaattgaataagttaccatgtgaaaagagaccaaatcccggagacatagcatcttcatcagctgctatagaaaatgatgagccaggggaatagcgactatttattaaagtagccacggaagtagcgtagcctacaagtcgttcaatctgcataacatcggtgtgtgtcctgcagggaattctaagtgtgcgcactatggcacatgtctgcaaaacgtatgcctatggtttagtatgtctgcaaaacatgagacactagggcagcagagtgaggatgattttaaataggcctaagtcaataacagctgtgctttactgtgtaataatgtggctgcatgggggacttatcgctaaattctgggcaaattattagtttggggtgtttggctttcttatggcataatttcataagatgcaactttggcacttctgtttgtgtttttaaagttatttagccaacataacttttttgttgttatcagggcatcatgggcaccactacacttaaacttgggatgtcatagctaagtcatgtcggcttttttctgcttttagccgccaactcttgtgccattatcgtgatttggcatgctttccactggacaccaataaaaagtgtctcacaaatactcacacatgacatttatgttggcttatttagcttttgcgctattatcgccgaaggtctggtaggctatatcgcacgtgggctatatcgcccgaggttgaccccgcctccgagcctcggcggtgcttgctggctcatcgaattcgacgggccagggaaagcggcccttagccccacaacctggcccggcggccatctttagcacctagcccccttttgatgagatcaccgtcagcccccttttgtccgggccagcccggggctggccctgcagtgagactaaggctagtgtgtgtgtgtgtgtgtgtttgtgttttgtgaaaAGGGGGAGGGCTTGATGCTCACCCGTATTTTTCCAACAGCTTTAAAACAATGTGCAGGGAGAAAATCAGCCTAGCAAGTGCAGAAAAACAACCCAGAAACCACTTTCCACAGTGAATCTGCAGTGTCCACATACAGGTACATCTGCCATTCAGGAGTGAAGTCTGGAGCGAGCGATTTAAGTATGCGTGCATGTTGCCCCCTGAGAAGTGCCAAGAGAGCCataagaggcgatttgagcgattTGAGAATTACCACGTCACTCTGTAACATGactactcctctactcttcttCAAATGCTCTTAGCGTGAGTGTCCGTTCCTATACACCCATTACCTTGCCACCAGCCTCTGATGCCttgaagcagtggttcccaaccaggggtacgtgtaccactaggggtacgtgagcacactgcaaggggtgCATGGAAAAAcgcaataataacaaatgtatgaccATAGTAACATTAGGATAGAGGAAAAGTTCAAGAGCATGAGTGACTGGGGTTCTTgcggtatgacaaaaaggctttggGGGGTACGCAATACaaaaaagttgggaaacactgccttaaactACTGTTTCTAaacgggggtgctacagccccccaaggggcaTTGGGGatccctaagggggcgttgtgaaggatacagctgagagagggggctgtgcttagttgtcattggggggcattagtatattttattttttaatactatgggGGGTGTCGGAAGATGAGGTCCAGAGGACATTGGGAAGCTTATGATAAGGCCCAGGGGGCGTTtaatcaaaaaaggttgagaaccactgccttaaatgCATCAAGAAGCGGTAGGAGCACAAACTTCTCGCTCTCGTGGACAAAAGGTACTGCACATGGCTGCCATTGCTCAGACATCTAAAGCCCTCACAGCAAACCGGTAATTTGAGTATTTTGCTTGTGGCTTTTTCTTGAAGGGTTTTAAGTGGCACACTGGATaatgtgttgctgctgctgctgatgctgatgatgctgctgctgttgctgatgctgctgctgtggcatTTCATTTAAATTTTCCTCCCCATTTCAGCAGAGCAGCCTCCACAGCTTTTAGTCCCAATGCTTTAAGAAGACGCCCACTATACTATACATACTGTAGTATATGGGCCACTCAGTAAAACGCAATATGTTGCGGCTCAATCTCCTGTCATACATCACTGAAAGCACAGCTGGGCCAATCTGGCATGAGCCTGCTAAAGTCTCGCATGAAACTGGCGCATGATTGATTAAGGCACTCAAACCGTTttttccccccacccccaactctcGCTGTCATACAGTTCACATCATCAGGGTTAGGAAAGGCCTGTATCAAAACATTGCCATCATTCACCTGTCGACTAGAATATTACACCACATATTAGTTTTTCAATTAGATGACATGTTCAGTGAGGGATTGCCTACTGAGATATTGATTGGAAGCCGTGCAGGCATGTGTCTTGTTTGTCATTTTTTCCAGAGATATAAATGGCTAGCCATTCAACATAAAGCATGAGTGATAGAAAGGGTTAATTTcctggtggtggtgtgtatgtgggtggtggtggtgggaagggGCATACTTGAAGCAGCATCAGTATCCAGCTGTGTGGCACGTATGAGATGCTCCGCATGGCTTCATCACAGCTCCCTCTCAATCACTGCTTCTCTGGCTCCACCTAACCACAAGAGGGCACCAAAGTGCAAATTagaacaaacaacaaaataagcagCACACACATTATTAACAACGCATTACAAAAACTAGGAATTTTAACGAACaaataaatgaagaaagaaagaaaacaatgcaTAAAATATACGTATTCTGCTATAAGTAAACCACTGCTGCTAAATTAGTGTAGTACCATGGTGCTCCAAATCACCatttttgtataggcctacaggaaaTTATAACTACTAATGATTATTAATACAATTTTAATGATGAATTATAAAAAAgcctatatatacatatatatgctAATACACATTGGAGATTAAAGGCAATGGACCTCTATTTTAGGTGAACAGAGCCAAATAGAGCAGATGAAATGTGTTAGATGTGGTTATGACATCAGCTGCAATTGATCATGATAGAATCTAGTAGTGACTCATGTGTGGAGAAGGGATGCAGAGACGGGGTTAGTGTGCATTTGACTGACTGCTAAATTATAGTGTGGCTTTAATCCAACAGTTCCCATATGCAATAtacctcagttcagttcagttcagtttactttATTGGTACTCGTAGGCAAACTGGTTTTGCAGTTTAAAAGAAAGATGGGTGTCTTACATATAAGGACAAGGACAAGCAACATACTTTATATCAAGAAACAGAACCGCAGTGGAGTGACCATGATGCTTCGTGCAGTTATTGTAGAGCTATGGCAGAAGTGACATTACATTCTTGATGCAATGAAAGTGCAAGAACATTCTTAGTCTTACAAATAAATAAGTTCATTAATTAATGAATAACCCTCAAACACCTATAAGGTAAGATCTGCCACGTTTCTCTAGCAGAGGCCTTGTGGGTCGCTCTCCATAGAGGCATCCGTGGGTCATGGCTTTACATTGCAGTTTGTTTTGCTCTCATTACGTGTTTGTTTCCCTCGGTTGCCACTTAAGGAAGTGGTGTAGCAGTTGCAACTTCTACCTATGGTGTCTGTAGGtagccaacacaacacaacacagcacaacatccCACAGAGACAGGGGGAGGATGCTGCTTAAGTCAGTGTATACAAGCTATTCTCAGTCCAGGTAATCACCACCAAAGACCAACCCCCTGCTGTTACTCACGCTGTGTGTAAGAAAAAGGTAAAAGCAGTGTCTGTGGATCCTTGGTGTGGAAATAATGGGTTCATTAAACCAACTCAGCACTGTATTCTGCACTGAGACAAAGGATGGTTGGGTATACTGAAAACTTCTGCATCACGTGTGATTCCACAAATACCTGTCACAGGCTGGAACACAGCTTTCAATTATACACATGCTGTTAaacatatttaggcctactgacttTCTTTAACTTATGAATGTTCTGTAGTAATAGTAGTTGTGCAGTGAGAAAAACTACGGAATACATTGTGCCTTATATGATAacctattttttacagtgtgatgTGAATGGATTTCTTTATAATTGGTGACCTCTAGGGGACAAGAGATTCTAGCCATAAATTCCTCGCCCCTGTAGAATCTTAGCCTGAGGCCGTATTTATTAACATTCTAGAACTCTGGCTGTGAAAACCAATGGCAACCAATCTCAAATAAATACAATGATAACAACACCCAGATAACAGACAGTATGTCCATACAGCAGAAAGCATTCTGCTTTATAAAAAGTCTGTTTGTTTTGAACAGTATGGACAAGGTGGGTGCCAAGATGCTTAAATGCCAAAATGCTtaagatggattttttttctttctttataccTGACATCATTCTGTTAATATGTGTTTTTTACATGATTGTGTGGccaaatataggctatatatgcCAATATGGTTAAGATGGGATTTTTTTCTTCATACCTAACCTGACATAATTCTGTTAATATGTGTTTTTTACAGGATTGTGTGGCGCCTGATGGTCACAACAGAAATGGACAACCTGAAAGTGTCACTGGCAGCTGGGAGGATGGAAAACAGTGCTCCGGCAATGAGTATCTTGAGACTGAGAGGAATACAGACCAGCTGCTCAAAGTAATGGCTGCTGTTATGGCCTTTTCTAGACACATCTTTTAAATTGCTCATCAAGCTTGACTGCCTATCAGCGTCTACTCTGTGATATAAAACCATTTCCATTCAATCTTGACAATCACTAAAACAACTGAAAGGTACCTCAGGTGTTTTTGCTTACTTGAGCGcatcattttaatttttttttatttttttttaaggaaacagTGAGCAGATGGGTCAATGTTTTAAAATATCCTGCACATTTAGCCAAAAGTGTGTCAAAGCGTTGACATCAATACTACTTTTAAACACAGCATATCACACTGATCATGATTCCTTCAAGATGAATAGCCATAGACTTTTAATTTTGAATCTTACAGACTGTAAAGAGTAAAGAGGCAAGAACTCCCAACTTAATTGCCATAACTCCTGCCATTCCCCAGGTTTCCCCAGCTCTCCAACCGCCTCCAACAAATGCTGCAGTGAATACTTCAGAGCTCCCTGTCCCGGCTGAACAAGCATGCCAGCAGCTCGAGAGGAAAAGGCGGAGGAAGATGACAACCCCTCGCAAGGTGTGCACTCAGGAGGAACTTGATGAGGGTGAcctgaacatttttcaaagacCCCTGTTCCCATGTTTGAAGCCTCCAGCTTCACACAAGCGCACCGCACCCTCCAGGAGGATCAAGAAGGCCAGGCTCTCCGCTGTGTGCCATGGGCAAACCACCTCTTCCAAAAGAAAGGATAAAATATTAGGTTGTTTGGAGACCAAACAAGTGACACCCAGCTCTGTGCAGGCAACGCCAAAGAATCATACTCCCATCATCCCTCAGCCACAATCCTCCAAGAAACATCATCCTACGGTACAGTTATTTTACATTTATAATGTTTCAATTAGCAAATTCAATAAATGCTTAACAAATCATGAATTCTGCCAGCACATTAATACAcggggtagc contains:
- the LOC134446713 gene encoding uncharacterized protein LOC134446713 isoform X2, which produces MSIQQKAFCFIKSLFVLNSMDKDCVAPDGHNRNGQPESVTGSWEDGKQCSGNEYLETERNTDQLLKVSPALQPPPTNAAVNTSELPVPAEQACQQLERKRRRKMTTPRKVCTQEELDEGDLNIFQRPLFPCLKPPASHKRTAPSRRIKKARLSAVCHGQTTSSKRKDKILGCLETKQVTPSSVQATPKNHTPIIPQPQSSKKHHPTILWRKKSGSTPLLRDDRSSKITAAAHLPSGPAHFQASSPQSTRGPSTAERPADTSESPLRMHGLSVEDYRRVYHSVVDPMLCTASGNPQRPNLELGRVIKQRLWERLFCPQLHEEVGPDGRVTITETFNHPPYYTHAPHVELDMSTYPNTQTGGEKEKHTKQETSD